CTCGACCTGCTCGAGCAGGTGGGGCTGGCCGACAAGGAGAAGGCCTACCCAGCCCAGCTCTCCGGTGGTCAGCAGCAGCGCGTGGCCATCGCCCGGGCGCTGGCGATGGACCCCAAGCTGATGCTCTTCGACGAGCCCACCTCGGCGCTCGACCCCGAGCTCGTCGGCGAGGTGCTCGACGTCATGCGGCAGCTGGCCAAGGAGGGCATGACGATGATCGTCGTCACCCACGAGATGGCCTTCGCCCACGACGTGGCCGACCGGGTCGTCTTCATGGACGGCGGCGTGGTCGTCGAGGAGGGCCCGCCGAGCGAGTGCATCGACAACCCGCAGCACGAGCGCACACGCAAGTTCCTGCAGCGCATGCGGCAGGAGCCGCGCAGCGTCTGACCCTGCGCTCGTTCGTATGCCGTGCGCGTCCGCCGACGGGCGCGCACGGCATACGCGGGGGCATGATGGGCACACGGTGGGGCCGTGACGTCAGGAGGTCTGGGGACGCGATGATCGCTCTGGGGTTGGTGAAGGTGACCGGGCGCTCGATGGAGCCGACGCTGCACACCGGCGACCGCATGGTCGTGCTCAACGGCGCGCCGCCCAAGCTCGGCCGCCTGGCGATCGTGCGGCTGCCGCCCGACGACCACGGGGCGCCCCGGCCGCTCGCGATCAAGCGCGTGACCATGCGCGACCCCGACGACCCCAGTCGCTACTGGGTCGAGGCCGACAACCAGGGCGCCGAGGGCGTCGTCGACTCGTGGACCCTCGGGCAGTCCCTCCCGCGCGAGCACATCCGGGCCCGGGTGCTGTTCCGCATCCCCCAAAGCCTCTCGCTCGCCGAGGGGGTGCGCCTCCGCCACCTGCTGGGAGCGGCCTACCTGCTCAGGGCGTTCGCCAGGTTGTGGGGGCGCCGTGCGGGGTCTTCCGGGCGGGGGTAGGTTTGCGGGTGCACGTGATCGTCCGACTTTGCAGAAGGGATTCGCATGCTCTCCCGTTTCTTCACCACCGTTGAGGTCAGCGCCCACTGCGACCTTCCGTGTGGCGTGTACGACCCCGCCCAGGCCCGCATCGAGGCCGAGTCCATCGCCAAGATCTGCGAGAAGGTCGCGGACAACAACGACGCAGACTTCCGGATGCGCGCGGCGATCATCAAGGAGCAGCGCTCCGAGCTGGTCAAGCACCACCTGTGGGTGCTGTGGACCGACTACTTCAAGCCCCCGCACTTCGAGAAGTACCCCGAGCTGCACACCCTCTTCAACGAGGCCACCAAGCTCGCCGGCGCCTCGGGCACCAAGGGCTCGTTCGACGCCGACGCCGCCCAGCAGCTGCTCGGCAAGATCGACGAGATCGACCGCATCTTCAAGGAGACCAAGGCCGCCTGAGCCTTCCTCTCCACGAGAAGCGCCCGTCCCACTCCCGGGGCGGGCGCTTCCGCATGGTCGGGCGCTTTCGCATGCCAGGGCTTCAGCGCCCCGGCGGGCCGAGATACATGGTGACCAGCCGGCACCAGTTCCGTCCGCACCACTGAGTGGTCACGTGACGCCAGGGCTGGGCCTGGCCTTGTGCCGTGGTGAGCCAGAGCCCCGAGGGCGCCCACTCCAGGCCGTCGGTGCTGAAGAACCAGACGCAGTCCGAGCGCTTCGGCTGCTTGGGGCAGACCTGCGGACCGGCGAGCTGGACCGCGACCCAGGACGGCCACAGCTCTGCGCTGGGGAAGACCCGCGTGTAGGTCAATGGTGCGCTCTCGCCGAAGGCGGTGCTCGCCTGACCCTCGAGGGCCCTGGCCTCACCACCGAGGTGGCAGCCCCCGCACAGACAGGCACCCGCTCCGAACGCCACCACTGCGCTGGCCACCATGGCCACCACCGCCGTGCCTTGAAGATGAAGGCCCCCGCCGGCACCAGTCAAACGCTAAGCACCGCGGCCGGTACATCCCTCAACCTAACCAAAGCCTCCGCAAGAGGAGGAGCCCACGAGGCGTGGCCAGCGGCGGGCAGGTATCCCATTTGTTACCTATGCGGGGGGCTGCATATCCCCATTCCCAGCGGTAACTGAATACGGTGAGAGACGGTCTGCGACCGCAGGCGACCGCTCACCTGGAGGTTCAATGGTGAATCCCGAGTTCGACGACGTCGACCACGACACCGTCCCACCCGCCAACAAGGGCATGCTCGCCGTCGCGGGCGTGCTGCTGGCGCTGCCCATGATCGCGCTGGCCTGGGTCGGCAGCTACGCGAAGGTCGAGCCCAAGCTCGGCGGCTTCCCGTTCTTCATCTGGTACCAGTTCCTGTGGGTGTTCCTGTGCTCGGCCATGACCTACGGCGCCTACAAGCTGGTGCTCAAGGCCCGGCCGCACCGCCCCCTGCCCGGCCACCGCGACGACGAGACCCGCCGACGTGACGAGGAGGACGGCCGATGACCGCCCTGCTGCCCGCCGCGACCAACACCGGCGTCAACTACGTCGCCCTCGCGGTGCTCATCGCGCTCTTCCTGCTCGTCACCGTGATGGGCTTCTGGGCCACCCGCTGGCGCGCCGCCACCTCGATGGAGTCGCTCGACGAGTGGGGCCTCGGCGGCCGCAAGTTCGGCACCTGGGTGACCTGGTTCCTCCTCGGCGGTGACCTCTACACGGCATACACCTTCGTCGCCGTGCCGGCGGCGATGTTCGCCCTCGGGTCGGTCGCCGGGTTCTTCGCGGTCCCCTACACGATCGTGCTCTACCCGATCATCTTCATCTTCATGTCGCGCCTGTGGTCGGTCAGCCACCGCCACGGCTACGTCACCCCGGCCGACTTCGTGCGCGGCCGCTACGGCTCGCGCGGGCTCTCGCTCGCCGTGTCGGTCACCGGCCTGCTCGCGACGATGCCCTACATCGCGCTCCAGCTCGTCGGCATCCAGGCCGTGCTCGAGGTGACCGGCGTCGGCGGTGAGTCGCTGCTGGCCAAGGACCTGCCGCTGTTCATCGCGTTCGCCCTGCTGGCGGCCTACACCTACAGCTCGGGCCTGCGCGCCCCGGCGGTCATTGCGTTCGTCAAGGACACGCTGATCTACCTCGTCATCATCGTCGCCGTCATCTACCTGCCGTCGAGGTTCGGCGGCTGGGAGGCGATCTTCGGTGCCGCCGAGGAGAAGATGGCCGCCACCAACCCGGCCACCGGCAAGCCCAACGGCGCGTTCATCCCCAACAGCCAGCAGTACTGGGCCTACGCCACGCTCGCGTTCGGCTCGGCCATGGCGCTGTTCATGTACCCGCACTCGATCACGGCGACGCTCTCCAGCGGCAGCCGCAACACCATCCGCCGCAACGCCTCGATCCTGCCGGCGTACTCCTTCGTGCTCGGCCTGTTGGCCCTGCTCGGCTGGGTCGCCATCGCCGCGGGCACCAAGCCGATCGGCCTCGACGGCAAGCCCAACGCGCAGCTGGTCATCCCCCAGCTGTTCGAGGACGCCTTCCCGTCGTGGTTCGCCGGCGTCGCCTTCGCGGCCATCGCCATCGGCGCCCTGGTGCCGGCGGCCATCATGTCGATCGCGGCCGCCAACACCTTCACCCGCAACATCTACAAGGAGTTCCTCAAGCCCGACGCCACGCACAAGCAGGAGGCCCAGATCTCCAAGCTGGTCTCCCTGCTGGTCAAGGCCTTCGCCCTGATCTTCGTGCTGACGCTCGACAAGCAGAACGCCATCAACTTCCAGCTCCTCGGCGGCATCTGGATCCTGCAGACCTTCCCCGCGATCGTCTTCGGGCTCTACACCCGCTGGTTCCACCGCTGGGCGCTCGTCGCCGGCTGGGCCGTGGGCATGGTCTACGGCACCATCACCGCCTACAACGTGATCAACCCGGTGACGGGCAACCACTTCGGCGGCTCGCTGGCAGCCATCCCGATGATCGGCGACATGGGCTACATCGCCCTGACCGCCTTCGCCATCAACGTCATCATCGCGGCCGTCCTGACGTTCATCTTCAACGCGATGAACGTCGACCGCGGCACCGACGAGACCATCATGGGCGACTACTTCGCCGACGCCGGCGACCCCCGCGTCGAGAAGCTCGACACGCCCATCCACCTGCAGACCGGCAACCCGTAACGGGAACCCGGCCGCACGGCATACGGCAACGGGGGCTCGCACCTTTGGGTGCGGGCCCCCGTTCTCATGCCCAGCCGGTATGCCGCGTGGCCCGCCTCACCGGGCCAGAGCCTCCTTGGCCGCCTTGACCCTCCCCTCCGCGCGCAGCCGAGCCTCGGCGTCTCGGCGTTGCTGCATCGCAGCCTGCTGCTGCAGGGCGACCCGGTCGGGCAGACCGCGCAGCGAGTCCTTCTTCTCCTTCGCCCCCTGGAAGCGGGCGACGACGTCGTGCGCTGCGCCCTGGTCGACGACGGGCATCTCGACGAGGTCGATGAGGCTGCCCTTGAGCTCCCCGTAGCGGCTGCTCAGCTCGCGCGCCTGGCCCGCGAGCTCGCCGTAGCTCATCACCCGAGGGACCAGCGCGCACACGGCCGCGATGAGCGCCGCGACCGACACCAGCGCCTTGGCGCCGGCACCGGACTCGCTGTCGATCACAGGCCAGATCGCCAGACCGGTCATCGCCGCGATGACTCCCGAGAGCAGTGCCCAGAAGTCAGCCGCCTTCTGCTTGCGGTCCGCGTAACGCGGCAGCTCCTCCACCCAGAAGTCCGTGCTCCTCAGACACACCTGGAGCCGATGCCGCGACACCGGCACCATCGCGGTCTGCGTGCCCGCGCTCGACGTGGTGTCGACGTTCATGGACCTCCACCTCCCCTGCTGGCGGAGCGCACCCCTGCTGTGGTTGCCGTTGACCCCGCCTGCGCTCATTCACCTGCAGTTGGTGACGTGGAGCAAGAGTCGAGGGTCCTGCCTGCGGGGCAACTTTCCGCCGTGCCCTCAGGCCACGCAGCCGCCGAGCGCGATGGTGTCGTCGATCGACTTGATCTGCTGCTGCACGGCACCGAGCTGCTGTTGCAGCGTGGCCAGCGTCGCCTTCTGCGTGGCGATCGCCTCCTTGTTGGCCTTCTTCTGGGCCTCCAGGCTGCGCAGCGTCACCTGCGCCTCGGTCACCTGCTTGTCGAGCGTGCTCAGCTCGCCCTGCAGCGACTTCAGCTGGGCCTCGGCGGCTGAGATCTCGTCGTTGAGCGCGGTGAGCTGGGCCAGCAGTGGGGCGACCCGTGCCTGGAGGGACAGGATCTCGTTCTCCGTCGCGGCGATTCGGCCGTTGAGGTCCTCCAGCTGCGCGACGAGCGTGTCCATCTGCGCGGTGAGCGAGGCGATCTCGCCCTGCTTGGCGGCCACCGCCGCGTCGCCCTGGGCGACGGCGGACTCCAGGGCCGGCAGCTGCGCCTGGAGGTCGGCGATCTCGCGCTCCTTGGCGGCGACCGCGTCGTTCGCGGCAGCCAGGGCCGCCTCGGCCCGGGCAAGCTCGGCCCTGCGCGTCTCGAGGACGGTCCGCTGGTCGGCGACCGCCTGGCGGGCGGCCTCGAGCCCCTCGGTCAGGCCAGGCAGCGCGGCCTCGAGCTCGTCGACGACCTGCTGCTGGGCGGCGACCTCCGCGTTGGCGGCAGCCAGCGCTTCCTGCAGCGCCGGCAGCTCGCCCCTGAGGGTGGCGAGCTCGCCCTGCTTGGCCGTCACGGCGGCGTTGGCCGACGTGACCGCCTCCTGCAGCGCCGGGAGCTGACCCTGGAGCGTGGCGACCTCCCCCTGCTTGGCGGCCACGGCCGAGCGAGCGGCGTCGAGGCTCGCCTGCAGCGGGGCGGCCTGCTTCTGAAGGGCGCTGCTCTCCTGCTGCTTGCTGAGCAGCAGGGCGTTGAGGGCGTTGACCTGGGACTGGAGCGTGGCGAGGTCGCCCTGGAGACCGGAGATGAGGGTGTTCTTGTCGGCGATCTGGGTACGCACCCCCGCAAGTTCAGTCTCCTTCGTAGCACGAAGGGCAATCAGGTCACGCTTCAACCGCGAGTTTCCATTGATGTCATCGATCTGCGCAGTCAGCGCGGCGATCTCGGACTCGAGCGTGTTCTTCCGCGCGGCCAGCGTCGCGAGCTCACCCTGGGCCGTCGTCAGCTGTGCCTGCTTCGTCGCGATCTGCCCGTTCAAGGTCGCGATCTGGGCGGTGAGGGTCGCGATCTGGCTGTTCAGCAAGGTGGTGGCGGCCTGGTTGGCGGCCACGGCCTCGGCGGCCTCCCGCTCCTTGGCCTGGAGCGTCACGAGCTCGGCCTGAGCAGCGGAGATCTGAGCGTTCTTGGCCGCGAGCGCGTCGGCAGCGTCGTCAGCCGCCTCCTGCAGCGTCGCGAGCTCGCCCTCGGCCGTGGCGATCTCGGCGTTCTTGGCCTCGACCGCGTCGGCAGCGGCGGCCGCCTCGTCCTGGAGGTCGGCCAGCACACCCCTGGCGGCGGCGACCTTGGCCCGCTGGGCCTCGAGCTCGGCTTCGGCGACTGCCTCGATGCCCTCGAGGCGCTGCAGCTCGGTCTCGGCATCGGCGACGGCTTGCTCGGCGCCCGCGACGGCGGCGGCCGCGTCCTGGGCCACCTGGGCCAGCCGCACTAGGTCGCTTTGCGCGTCGGTGACCTGACCCTGCTTCGCGGTCAGGGCGTCGGCTGCCGCGGCTGCGGCCGACCGCAGCCCCACCAGCTCTGACTCGGCCCGGCCGATCTCGGCCGCCGTGGCCTCGACCTGCGTGGCGACCTGCTCCTGCTGCTGCTTCAGCTCGGCCGCCTGGGCCTGGGCAGCGGTGAGCTCGGACTGCAGCGGCGCGAGCCGGTCCTGCACCTCGACCTTGCTCTCCTCGAGCGCCGCCAGGGCGTCCTGCGCCGAGGTGATCGCGGCGGCCGTGGCTGCGTGGTCGGCGGTCAGCCTGGCGAGGTCCGCCTCGGCTGCGGCGAGCTGCTCGTCGAGGGCGAGGGCCTGCGCGTCGATCTCGGCGATGGCGCCGGTGAGGCCGGCGATCTCCGCGCTCAGGGAGTCGGCCTGCGCCTGCAGCGCGGCGCGCTCGGACTGCAGCGCAGCGATCGCAACGGCGTTCCGGCGGGCCGCGGCCCGGAGCAGGTTCTCCTGCACCACGCCGCGGTGGGCGAGCTGGTTCACCACACCGTTGCAGATGCCGGGCGAGGACTGGGCCTGTGCCGGCGCGGCGACGGCCAGGAGCGAGAAGGCCACAGCGGGCACGACGGCCGCCCGCGTGAGCCTCTTGGTGAACGACGAACCTGCGACGGCATGGTTTGGCAAAGGAACCCCCCAAAGACGTACCGGATTTCCTCCGGCCCCCGTCAACTATCCGTAAGGATGGCGGCGGATCCCATCAGCCGTTCAGCCGACCAGAGGCCGAGGGCCGCAGGCAGCCCGCAAGGTTGCGGCGAGGGCGCGCTGGCTCAGGCCGGGGTGAGCGGGCTGGTGCGCGCGTTGCGGCGCTCGAGCACGCGCGACAGGGCGTCGACCACCCGCGGGTCGTACTCGTAGCCCAGCCCGAGGTGGATCCGCTCCATCGCGCGCTCCTCGTCGGGGCCGGCGTACCGCCCACCCGAGAGGTCGTCGAAGGCGTTGACCACCTTGATGATGCGGCTCGGCATCGGCAGGTCCTGGCCGAACTCGCGCACCTGCCGGTAGGGCGTGGTCTGCGCCTCGAGGATGTGGGCGACGTTGTCGAGCACGCCGGTGCGCCGCACGATCTCGGCGCCGTCGCGGGCGATGCGCTGCTGGTCCGCCGGCGCCGCGAGGATCGTCGACCCGCCGGGAATCGGGTCGCGCAGGGCGACCTGGCCGAGGTCGTGCAGCAGCGCGGCATACTCCAGCTCGGTGACCTCGCGCGGCGTCATGCCGAGGTCGCGGCCGATCGCCACGGCCAGCTCGGTGACCCGCGACGCGTGCTCCTCGCGGGTGTAGCCCGCCCGCTCGGTGAGGCACGACAGCGCCCCGATCGTCTGCCGGTAGGTCTCACGGATCGCGCCGTAGCGCCGAACCGCGAACTGGGTCAGCAGCAGCGGGAAGAGGAACAGCGGCAGGGCGAGGTAGTCGAGCGCCACCTCGGCGAGCGCGATGAGCGCCCCGGTGGTCACCAGCGCGGTGGTGAGGCCGACCGCCTCGCGGTACTCGTTGACGATGGTGCGCAGCAGCGGCGAGTGCTCCTGCTGCGAGCGGATCGCGCCCTCGAGGCCCAGGCTCACCAGCACCGCCACAAGCGAGACCAGCAGCATCACCACGGCGATCAGCCACCGCCGGTCGGCCCACGCGCCCTGCCACTCCAGCAGCGTCCTGCCCTCGAACGGCACCCGCCGGTAGAGCACCGACGCCACCGACAGGCCGACGATGCGGGCGGCCACCTCGGGCAGGCCGATGGGCTGGCGGCGCACCGCGTGCACGAGCACCCCGATGCCCATGGCGAAGGCGGTCGCGACCACCACCACCGACGACGGGACGAACAGCTGGTCCTCGCTCGGCACCAGCGAGGTCATGGTGAGCGCCAGGGCGGCGGCGGTCGACAGCGGGGCCGTCTCGCGACGCCCCAGGATGGTCAGGCGGGCGACCTCGCCGATCGTGATCGCCACCATGAAGAGCACGAGCATGCCGGCGGCGTCGGGGATCTGCAGGAGCTCGACGTCGTCGAGGCTCCACCACACCGACGCCGCGACGATGAGGGCGGCAAGGCCGATCGTCGCCTTGGCGGCGTCGATCCGCGGGGCGTGGGGGCGGCGCCTCACGGCTGCGCCTCGACGGGCCGGTGCTGCTCGGCCGTGCGCGCCAGCCTGGCTCGCAGGTCGGCGCGCTCGGCGTAGTCGTCCGAGCACTCGGGGTCGTCGTGGTCGCGGTTGGCCCCGGCGGCGGTCAGCAGCTCGGCCGACCGCTCGGTCACCGACCAGGTATGCCGCGCGAGGGCACGCGCGAGGGCGGAGACGACGTGGGGGTCGAGGTGGGTGCCCGCGCGGCGGTGCAGCTCCTGCATCGCCTCCACGGGCGTCAGCGCCGGGCGGTAGGAGCGCGCGGTGGTCAGCGCGTCGAAGGCGTCGGCGACGGCGATGATGCGGGCGGCGAGGGGGATGTCCTCCCCCGCGAGCCCGAAGGGGTAGCCACGGCCGTCGTAGCGCTCGTGGTGGTGCGCGATGGCCGCGAGCGAGTCCTTGACGAACTCGATGTCGCCGAGCATGTCGACCGCGTGGATCGGGTGCTCGGCCATGACCTGCTGCTCGGCGTCGTTGCGCTCGCGTGGGAGCCGCAGCACGCGCGAGGGGATGGCGAGCGTGCCGAGGTCGTGCAGCATGCCGGCGGTGCGCACCTCCTGCGCCTCGCGGAAGCCGAGGCCCAGGGCGTCGGCCATCCACTCGCACAGCTGGGCCACGCGGGCGCTGTGGCCGACGCTCGCCGGGTCCTTGGCCTCGACGGAGGCGACGAGGGCGTCGAGGGTGCGCTCGTGCGCGCGCACCTCGTCGCCGTACTGGCGGAACGCCCACTGGGCGACGGCCAGGGGCGCCAGCACGAGCACGGCGCTGAACCAGCCCACCCCCGCCGGGACCCAGAGCACCACGAACAGGAAGCCGATGATGCCGTAGCCGATGTAGGCCGGGCCCGTGGTGCTCAGCAGCTTGACGATCTGGGCGCGCATCGGGATGCCGTTGTAGACGCGCATGATGCCGGCCAGCAGCACCGCATTGACGAGGCACTGGGCGACGTCGGCAGCGATCAGGGGCAGCCCGACCCAGGTGACGATGTCGATCGCCCCGTCGAGGCCGGAGAAGTCGCTCTGGCCGCCTGCCGCGAGGTAAACCAGCCCGCCGACCGAGCCGATGACGCTGCCGAGCGCCACGTTGAAGGTGCGGACGATGAGCGGGGCCTGTCGCGGCAGCAGCACAGTGGACGCGCCGCCGACCAGCCCTGCCCCCACCGGTCCGACGATCACCGCGGAGGCAAGGAGGATGACGCTGGTCAGGGAGATCTGGACGCGTGACCCGATGTTCGAGTCGCGCATGACCCAGCTGACCACTCCCAGCGCTCCGAGCACCAGCAGCGCGGGCCAGTCATCGGGCCCGCCTGTCAGCGCCCAGCCGACAGTGAGCAGTGCCGCCGCCAGGCAGGCCGCGAACACGACGAAAGCCTGCGCCAAGGCACTGATGCCCCGCGCAGGCTTCTCGCCCGAAGTCCCCGCCGTCATGAGGTCAATCTAGACGGCCATCGGGGCAAACTCTGTATATCGGGCTTAGCCGCCCCAACCCCAGATGGTCTGGATGCGCGGGCCGGCAGCGGTGGTGGGGTCGATGTCGATGAGAGCCTTCATGGCGGAGTCTCCTTTTGCGTCCTGCGGAAGCTAACAGCGTGTGCGTCGGCGAGCAGGGCAACTCGGGCACCTGCAGGGGGGTGGGGCACCTCAGCACGACTAATGATGCCCCGCTCTGCACCTTTTTCACGAATACAGAACCTTTCTTGACCAAATCTTGAAGAAATGGCGCCGATTAAGACCTCGGGGGCTCCTGTGCGACAATGGCGGGCGATCGAGGCGCCCGCACGCGCCGAAGCCACCACCAACGGAGTGACCCATGAGCAAGCGCGCCCGCAAGCGCCGCTCGCGCAAGGGCAACGCGGCCAACCACGGCCGCAAGCCCAACGCCTGAGCAGCCACCAGACGCCGAACGGGGCGCCGGAGCGAGTCCACGGACGTGCACCGGCGCCCCGTTCACGTGTGGGCACCCGGTCCCCCAGCCCTCACCCGGCCGCACGGAATACCGCAGGCCCACGGCCCGTGGGAGGGTCGCGCGGCGCGCATCCCCACCGTCCACACGCGCGTGGTCCGGGCGCCCACGGGGGTCCGGGCCCCGGCACGGTGGGACGCATGGAGGACGGCGCAGACGCGGAGGACAAGGGGGACGACCCCTTTTTAGGCGACCTCGACTACGCGCTCCACCTCGCCCGGGCACGCCGGCGGATGAGCCAGCGCGAGTTCGCCGCGCTCGTGGGCCTCAGCAAGTCACGGCTGGCGCGGCTGGAGCAGGGCGATGGGCTCGGGGCGGTCCGAGAGCTCCAGCGGGTGCTCACAGCGGCAGGCTTCCACCTAGCGGTCGTCGACGCCGAGGCCGACGCCTGGGACCCGGTCTACGACACCTGGCAGTTCCGCGACCGGGGGCCGGCACGAGTGGTGGGGCTGACTCAGTCGGAGGTCTGCAGCCGGATCGTCGTGATCCGGGCCATGATCTGCGTGCGCAGGGCCACCGGGGCCTCCTCGCACTGGCACGACCGCTTGACCAGGGCCTTGAGGGCCTTGTCGAGGTTGTACTGCTCGAAGCACGGAGCACACTCGTGCAGGTGCTGGGCGATCTTCTTGGTGTCGTCCCGCGTCATCTCGCCGTCGAGGTACTCGTACACCCGGTGCAAGGTC
This Knoellia sp. p5-6-4 DNA region includes the following protein-coding sequences:
- a CDS encoding amino acid ABC transporter ATP-binding protein; protein product: MVHAVNVTKAFGRNEVLKGIDMDVRKGEVVCLLGPSGSGKTTFLRCINQLENIDGGRIWVDGHLMGYADKGGRLHRLHDKDIAAQRRDIGMVFQRFNLFPHLTAIENVMEGPVQVKRRNKSDARARALDLLEQVGLADKEKAYPAQLSGGQQQRVAIARALAMDPKLMLFDEPTSALDPELVGEVLDVMRQLAKEGMTMIVVTHEMAFAHDVADRVVFMDGGVVVEEGPPSECIDNPQHERTRKFLQRMRQEPRSV
- a CDS encoding S26 family signal peptidase → MIALGLVKVTGRSMEPTLHTGDRMVVLNGAPPKLGRLAIVRLPPDDHGAPRPLAIKRVTMRDPDDPSRYWVEADNQGAEGVVDSWTLGQSLPREHIRARVLFRIPQSLSLAEGVRLRHLLGAAYLLRAFARLWGRRAGSSGRG
- the sodN gene encoding superoxide dismutase, Ni, producing the protein MLSRFFTTVEVSAHCDLPCGVYDPAQARIEAESIAKICEKVADNNDADFRMRAAIIKEQRSELVKHHLWVLWTDYFKPPHFEKYPELHTLFNEATKLAGASGTKGSFDADAAQQLLGKIDEIDRIFKETKAA
- a CDS encoding DUF3311 domain-containing protein, translating into MVNPEFDDVDHDTVPPANKGMLAVAGVLLALPMIALAWVGSYAKVEPKLGGFPFFIWYQFLWVFLCSAMTYGAYKLVLKARPHRPLPGHRDDETRRRDEEDGR
- a CDS encoding sodium:solute symporter, with the protein product MTALLPAATNTGVNYVALAVLIALFLLVTVMGFWATRWRAATSMESLDEWGLGGRKFGTWVTWFLLGGDLYTAYTFVAVPAAMFALGSVAGFFAVPYTIVLYPIIFIFMSRLWSVSHRHGYVTPADFVRGRYGSRGLSLAVSVTGLLATMPYIALQLVGIQAVLEVTGVGGESLLAKDLPLFIAFALLAAYTYSSGLRAPAVIAFVKDTLIYLVIIVAVIYLPSRFGGWEAIFGAAEEKMAATNPATGKPNGAFIPNSQQYWAYATLAFGSAMALFMYPHSITATLSSGSRNTIRRNASILPAYSFVLGLLALLGWVAIAAGTKPIGLDGKPNAQLVIPQLFEDAFPSWFAGVAFAAIAIGALVPAAIMSIAAANTFTRNIYKEFLKPDATHKQEAQISKLVSLLVKAFALIFVLTLDKQNAINFQLLGGIWILQTFPAIVFGLYTRWFHRWALVAGWAVGMVYGTITAYNVINPVTGNHFGGSLAAIPMIGDMGYIALTAFAINVIIAAVLTFIFNAMNVDRGTDETIMGDYFADAGDPRVEKLDTPIHLQTGNP
- a CDS encoding chromosome segregation ATPase, coding for MPAVAFSLLAVAAPAQAQSSPGICNGVVNQLAHRGVVQENLLRAAARRNAVAIAALQSERAALQAQADSLSAEIAGLTGAIAEIDAQALALDEQLAAAEADLARLTADHAATAAAITSAQDALAALEESKVEVQDRLAPLQSELTAAQAQAAELKQQQEQVATQVEATAAEIGRAESELVGLRSAAAAAADALTAKQGQVTDAQSDLVRLAQVAQDAAAAVAGAEQAVADAETELQRLEGIEAVAEAELEAQRAKVAAARGVLADLQDEAAAAADAVEAKNAEIATAEGELATLQEAADDAADALAAKNAQISAAQAELVTLQAKEREAAEAVAANQAATTLLNSQIATLTAQIATLNGQIATKQAQLTTAQGELATLAARKNTLESEIAALTAQIDDINGNSRLKRDLIALRATKETELAGVRTQIADKNTLISGLQGDLATLQSQVNALNALLLSKQQESSALQKQAAPLQASLDAARSAVAAKQGEVATLQGQLPALQEAVTSANAAVTAKQGELATLRGELPALQEALAAANAEVAAQQQVVDELEAALPGLTEGLEAARQAVADQRTVLETRRAELARAEAALAAANDAVAAKEREIADLQAQLPALESAVAQGDAAVAAKQGEIASLTAQMDTLVAQLEDLNGRIAATENEILSLQARVAPLLAQLTALNDEISAAEAQLKSLQGELSTLDKQVTEAQVTLRSLEAQKKANKEAIATQKATLATLQQQLGAVQQQIKSIDDTIALGGCVA
- a CDS encoding HD domain-containing phosphohydrolase, with the translated sequence MRRRPHAPRIDAAKATIGLAALIVAASVWWSLDDVELLQIPDAAGMLVLFMVAITIGEVARLTILGRRETAPLSTAAALALTMTSLVPSEDQLFVPSSVVVVATAFAMGIGVLVHAVRRQPIGLPEVAARIVGLSVASVLYRRVPFEGRTLLEWQGAWADRRWLIAVVMLLVSLVAVLVSLGLEGAIRSQQEHSPLLRTIVNEYREAVGLTTALVTTGALIALAEVALDYLALPLFLFPLLLTQFAVRRYGAIRETYRQTIGALSCLTERAGYTREEHASRVTELAVAIGRDLGMTPREVTELEYAALLHDLGQVALRDPIPGGSTILAAPADQQRIARDGAEIVRRTGVLDNVAHILEAQTTPYRQVREFGQDLPMPSRIIKVVNAFDDLSGGRYAGPDEERAMERIHLGLGYEYDPRVVDALSRVLERRNARTSPLTPA
- a CDS encoding HD-GYP domain-containing protein, with the translated sequence MTAGTSGEKPARGISALAQAFVVFAACLAAALLTVGWALTGGPDDWPALLVLGALGVVSWVMRDSNIGSRVQISLTSVILLASAVIVGPVGAGLVGGASTVLLPRQAPLIVRTFNVALGSVIGSVGGLVYLAAGGQSDFSGLDGAIDIVTWVGLPLIAADVAQCLVNAVLLAGIMRVYNGIPMRAQIVKLLSTTGPAYIGYGIIGFLFVVLWVPAGVGWFSAVLVLAPLAVAQWAFRQYGDEVRAHERTLDALVASVEAKDPASVGHSARVAQLCEWMADALGLGFREAQEVRTAGMLHDLGTLAIPSRVLRLPRERNDAEQQVMAEHPIHAVDMLGDIEFVKDSLAAIAHHHERYDGRGYPFGLAGEDIPLAARIIAVADAFDALTTARSYRPALTPVEAMQELHRRAGTHLDPHVVSALARALARHTWSVTERSAELLTAAGANRDHDDPECSDDYAERADLRARLARTAEQHRPVEAQP
- the rsrA gene encoding mycothiol system anti-sigma-R factor, which codes for MSEHADHTDCSETLHRVYEYLDGEMTRDDTKKIAQHLHECAPCFEQYNLDKALKALVKRSCQCEEAPVALRTQIMARITTIRLQTSD